The Castor canadensis chromosome 8, mCasCan1.hap1v2, whole genome shotgun sequence genome contains a region encoding:
- the LOC109680230 gene encoding prolactin-like isoform X1, translating into MKCVPAMTTTMDSKQSSWKGSLLLLLVLNLLLCKNVAASPACAGGAANCLLSLQDLFTRAVALSDNIYKVAEDTFRDFQKTYTTGPEFISRTINSCHTSSIPTPADKDQALNTESGTLLNMVRGLLRSWEDPLQHLTTTVRDMKEFPADMIRRVQEIEYKTHQL; encoded by the exons ATGAAGTGTGTCCCTGCCATGACCACCACCATGGACAGCAAGCAGTCATCATGGAAAG GATCactcctgctgctgctggtgtTAAACCTCCTTCTCTGCAAGAATGTGGCTGCCAGCCCTGCCTGTGCAGGTGGGGCTGCGAACTGCCTCTTGAGCCTCCAAGACCTGTTCACCCGTGCAGTCGCCCTGTCTGACAACATCTATAAAGTTGCTGAAGACACATTCAGGGACTTT CAAAAAACATATACCACTGGACCGGAGTTCATATCCAGGACCATCAACAGCTGCCACACATCTTCGATTCCTACTCCAGCAGACAAGGACCAAGCCCTGAATACCGAG TCTGGAACACTTCTGAATATGGTCCGAGGCTTATTGCGCTCCTGGGAAGACCCTCTGCAGCACCTGACCACCACAGTGAGGGATATGAAAGAATTCCCAGCAGATATGATTAGAAGAGTCCAAGAGATTGAGTATAAAACCCATCAACTTTGA
- the LOC109680230 gene encoding prolactin-like isoform X3, whose amino-acid sequence MKCVPAMTTTMDSKQSSWKGSLLLLLVLNLLLCKNVAASPACAGGAANCLLSLQDLFTRAVALSDNIYKVAEDTFRDFQKTYTTGPEFISRTINSCHTSSIPTPADKDQALNTECD is encoded by the exons ATGAAGTGTGTCCCTGCCATGACCACCACCATGGACAGCAAGCAGTCATCATGGAAAG GATCactcctgctgctgctggtgtTAAACCTCCTTCTCTGCAAGAATGTGGCTGCCAGCCCTGCCTGTGCAGGTGGGGCTGCGAACTGCCTCTTGAGCCTCCAAGACCTGTTCACCCGTGCAGTCGCCCTGTCTGACAACATCTATAAAGTTGCTGAAGACACATTCAGGGACTTT CAAAAAACATATACCACTGGACCGGAGTTCATATCCAGGACCATCAACAGCTGCCACACATCTTCGATTCCTACTCCAGCAGACAAGGACCAAGCCCTGAATACCGAG TGTGATTGA